The following proteins are encoded in a genomic region of Candidatus Methylospira mobilis:
- a CDS encoding hybrid sensor histidine kinase/response regulator: protein MNDFALLDLFQEEVDTHANMLTSGLIALESAPCDAVAIEPLMRAAHSLKGAARVIGLDTVVRIAHAMEDGLVAAMEGKLELTPARIDVLLHAVDWITTLAAVSEADLPGWLVTQADAADEIEQRLTVLATPPEDPAIKKQDTATPSPENTTEQIATVVAVATVRKDTIAAPAMASALGNAEPKLTNAVKINADVLNRFINLASESLVEAHRIDKLLLAFQRIRQRLTQQNASLRRNSIQIGKNSNYDEDEDEDALAKECEAFDQIQLALIEGLDDLDAHARRMSLIAESQFREVIASRMQPFEEGARSFPRQVRDLARDLGKQVNFEIKGLETSIDRDILAKLEAPLGHLLRNALDHGLESREERLMAGKPETASISLEARHHAGSLLITVSDDGRGVDRERLRKKIVERNLTTTELAAGMNDGELFDFLFLPGLSTREKLSQVSGRGVGLDVVQSMVQSAGGQVSVKSELGRGTVFQLQLPITRSVVRALMVEIGAERYALPLARIIRLVELRREKLNLVEGRCYFVLDGVNIALIPSHELLDLQRAPEENDMIKAVMLLDRGEYYAIEVECFLGESELVVRPLDPRLGRIPHIASASIDESGVPLLVLDIDDMLRSIASLLAGGHPVGRREQTGSSMRKNVRRILIVDDSITVRELERRVFERQGYEVNVAVDGVDGWNALNLGNFDLVVTDVDMPRMTGIELVKLIRADAILKRLPVLMVSYKDRPEDKKAGLEAGASQYLAKSEFQDDTLIKAVQNLIGTANI, encoded by the coding sequence ATGAACGATTTTGCTTTATTGGATTTGTTCCAGGAAGAAGTAGACACGCACGCGAATATGCTCACATCCGGCCTGATCGCGCTGGAATCCGCCCCCTGTGACGCGGTCGCTATCGAACCGCTGATGCGAGCCGCTCATTCGCTCAAGGGCGCAGCCAGGGTAATCGGCCTGGATACGGTTGTACGTATTGCCCACGCAATGGAAGACGGACTGGTTGCCGCCATGGAAGGGAAGCTCGAACTGACGCCGGCGCGTATCGACGTGCTGCTGCATGCCGTGGATTGGATCACCACGCTGGCCGCAGTAAGCGAAGCTGACTTACCGGGCTGGTTGGTAACGCAAGCCGACGCGGCGGATGAGATAGAGCAGCGTTTAACTGTTTTGGCCACACCGCCTGAAGACCCCGCCATCAAAAAACAGGATACAGCGACGCCATCACCTGAAAACACAACAGAACAAATCGCTACTGTGGTCGCCGTTGCGACCGTCCGGAAAGATACAATAGCGGCTCCCGCCATGGCCAGCGCGCTGGGAAATGCCGAGCCGAAATTGACTAACGCGGTAAAAATCAACGCCGATGTATTGAATCGCTTCATCAACCTCGCGTCGGAATCGCTGGTCGAAGCTCACCGGATAGATAAATTGTTGCTCGCTTTCCAGAGGATACGGCAACGTTTGACGCAACAGAACGCTTCGTTACGCCGCAACAGCATACAGATAGGTAAAAACTCAAACTATGACGAAGACGAAGACGAAGACGCGCTTGCCAAAGAGTGCGAAGCCTTCGATCAGATTCAACTGGCGTTGATAGAAGGTCTGGACGATCTGGATGCCCATGCGCGCCGCATGTCGCTGATTGCCGAATCACAGTTCAGGGAAGTGATTGCGAGCCGGATGCAGCCCTTCGAAGAGGGCGCGCGCTCTTTTCCCCGTCAGGTGCGCGATCTTGCTCGCGACCTGGGGAAACAGGTCAATTTCGAAATCAAGGGGCTGGAAACCTCTATCGACCGGGACATACTCGCCAAACTGGAAGCGCCGCTCGGCCACCTGCTCAGAAATGCGCTGGATCACGGACTGGAATCGCGTGAGGAACGCCTGATGGCTGGAAAACCTGAAACCGCATCCATCAGCCTGGAAGCGCGTCACCACGCCGGCTCGTTGTTGATAACCGTCAGCGACGACGGCCGCGGCGTAGACCGTGAACGCCTGCGGAAGAAAATCGTCGAACGCAATCTGACCACGACTGAACTGGCGGCAGGCATGAACGATGGAGAGCTGTTCGACTTTCTGTTTCTTCCCGGCCTGTCAACCCGAGAAAAATTGAGCCAGGTATCCGGGCGCGGCGTGGGACTGGATGTGGTGCAGTCCATGGTACAAAGCGCCGGGGGCCAGGTGTCGGTTAAGTCGGAGCTCGGGCGTGGTACCGTATTCCAGCTACAATTGCCGATTACCCGCTCGGTTGTTCGCGCGCTGATGGTGGAAATCGGAGCCGAGCGCTACGCATTGCCGCTGGCGCGCATCATCCGTCTGGTCGAATTGAGACGCGAAAAGCTTAATCTGGTCGAAGGCCGCTGCTATTTCGTACTCGACGGCGTCAATATTGCGCTGATTCCCAGTCACGAACTATTGGATCTGCAACGGGCGCCGGAAGAAAACGACATGATCAAAGCAGTAATGCTGCTCGACCGCGGCGAGTATTATGCCATCGAAGTGGAGTGCTTTCTGGGAGAAAGCGAACTGGTGGTCAGACCTTTGGACCCGCGCCTGGGCCGCATACCCCATATCGCTTCGGCATCCATAGACGAGAGCGGCGTGCCGCTACTGGTACTCGACATCGACGACATGCTTCGCTCCATTGCCTCGCTGCTGGCCGGTGGACATCCGGTAGGCCGGCGCGAACAAACCGGCTCATCCATGCGCAAAAATGTCCGCCGCATTCTGATCGTCGACGATTCGATCACCGTGCGGGAACTCGAACGGCGCGTATTCGAACGCCAGGGCTACGAAGTAAACGTGGCGGTCGACGGTGTGGACGGCTGGAATGCGCTGAATCTGGGCAATTTCGATCTGGTAGTCACCGATGTCGATATGCCGCGCATGACCGGCATAGAACTGGTAAAACTGATCCGGGCGGATGCAATACTGAAACGGCTACCGGTGTTGATGGTTTCCTACAAGGACCGGCCCGAAGATAAAAAAGCCGGACTGGAGGCCGGAGCCAGCCAATATCTGGCCAAAAGCGAATTCCAGGACGATACCCTGATCAAGGCGGTACAAAACCTGATCGGCACCGCAAATATTTAA
- a CDS encoding fused response regulator/phosphatase produces the protein MTEEHDVSAALLIKHRIVVLLIDDQKIIGEAIRRMLKDETDIDFHFCNDPSLALGEAQRLQPTLILQDLVMPDINGLDLVLLFRGNPVTRNVPLIVLSSKEEPAVKAEAFARGANDYLVKLPDRIELIARMRYHSNAYIAQLQRDEAYNALAAELGEAATYVRSQLPLPIASGSIRTAWEFVPSTMLGGDSFGYFSIDPEHFAFFLLDVCGHGVGPALLSVSAMAALNGQTLADVDYKSPSEVLTALNAAYAMEKHNQLYFTIWYGVFNRNSRIVSYASAGHPPAIVVSGGNAPLELRQQSMPIGLMDDTEFDTAEFELPANSIVYLFSDGIYEVTLPEGREFRFPEFTEKVASITAANGGMQEMLQEMRSVQNRQDFDDDVSILELKFE, from the coding sequence ATGACTGAAGAACATGACGTATCAGCTGCATTACTGATCAAGCATCGCATTGTGGTACTGCTGATCGACGATCAAAAAATCATCGGCGAAGCGATCCGCCGCATGCTTAAAGACGAAACCGACATCGATTTCCATTTCTGCAACGACCCGTCTCTGGCGCTAGGCGAAGCGCAACGGCTGCAACCGACGTTGATACTTCAGGACCTGGTCATGCCGGATATTAACGGACTCGACCTGGTATTGCTATTTCGCGGCAACCCGGTAACGCGCAATGTACCGTTGATCGTGCTATCCAGCAAAGAAGAACCGGCAGTTAAAGCGGAAGCCTTTGCCCGCGGCGCGAACGATTATCTGGTCAAACTACCGGATCGCATCGAACTCATTGCCCGCATGCGTTATCACTCCAATGCCTATATTGCCCAATTACAGCGCGATGAGGCTTATAACGCCCTGGCCGCCGAACTGGGCGAAGCGGCTACTTACGTGCGCTCGCAATTGCCGCTTCCCATTGCCTCCGGTTCGATCAGAACCGCCTGGGAGTTCGTACCTTCCACCATGCTCGGAGGCGACTCGTTCGGTTATTTCAGCATAGACCCGGAACATTTCGCATTTTTCCTGCTCGACGTTTGCGGTCACGGCGTGGGTCCGGCGCTGCTCTCGGTTTCAGCCATGGCCGCGCTCAACGGACAAACCTTAGCCGACGTCGACTACAAAAGCCCCAGCGAGGTGCTTACTGCGCTCAACGCCGCTTATGCGATGGAAAAGCACAATCAGCTTTATTTCACTATCTGGTACGGCGTATTCAACCGCAACAGCCGTATCGTATCCTATGCCAGCGCAGGGCATCCGCCAGCCATCGTCGTCAGCGGTGGAAACGCTCCACTCGAACTCCGTCAGCAGTCCATGCCGATCGGCCTGATGGACGATACCGAATTTGATACCGCCGAGTTCGAACTACCAGCCAACTCCATCGTCTATCTGTTCAGCGATGGCATCTACGAGGTTACGCTGCCGGAAGGACGCGAATTCAGATTCCCGGAATTTACGGAAAAAGTAGCCTCGATAACGGCGGCGAACGGCGGCATGCAGGAAATGCTGCAAGAAATGCGCTCAGTACAGAATCGCCAGGATTTCGACGACGATGTCTCAATACTGGAGTTGAAATTCGAATAG
- the uvrB gene encoding excinuclease ABC subunit UvrB — protein MIQDTAQTPHPSREKKFILQSRYQPAGDQPAAIAQLVEGLNDGELHQTLLGVTGSGKTFTIANVIQQVQRTTLIMAHNKTLAAQLYGEMKEFFPENAVEYFVSYYDYYQPEAYVPSSDTYIQKDASLNEHIEQMRLSATKALIERRDTIIVATVSAIYGLGEPASYFAMVLHLVRGDLIDQRTLLRRLAELQYTRNDTELRRATYRVRGEIIDIFPAESESEALRVELFDDEIERLSLFDPLTGEIIARIARYTVYPKTHYVTPREKLLAAIDEIKVELKARLETLRNQNKLVEAQRLEQRTLFDIEIIMEVGYCSGIENYSRYLSGQQAGEPPPTLFDYLPDDAMIVLDESHVTVPQIGAMFRGDRSRKETLVEYGFRLPSALDNRPLKFEEFEQRAPQRIYVSATPGPYEREHSGFVIEQVVRPTGLVDPEVEIRPVATQVDDLLSEIRIRAARNERVLVTTLTKRMSEDLTEYLTEHDVKVRYLHSDVETVERVEIIQDLRLGKFDALVGINLLREGLDIPEVSLVAILDADKEGFLRSTVSLIQTIGRAARNLHGRAILYADKRTGSIERALEETERRRARQIQFNKEYNITPVGVTKTISDILEVHIPGAAQRGGGASKKAAEPRAEYKVGNAREAAKLIKELEDKMYAASRDLDFENAAKLRDEIRRITGEHIQS, from the coding sequence ATGATACAAGATACGGCACAAACCCCGCACCCTTCCAGAGAGAAAAAGTTTATATTGCAATCGCGTTATCAACCGGCTGGAGACCAGCCTGCTGCAATTGCGCAACTGGTGGAAGGGCTGAACGACGGCGAACTGCATCAAACGCTGCTGGGCGTGACCGGTTCCGGCAAGACCTTCACCATCGCCAATGTGATACAGCAGGTGCAGCGCACTACCCTGATCATGGCGCACAATAAAACGCTGGCGGCGCAGCTATACGGCGAGATGAAGGAGTTTTTTCCGGAAAACGCGGTGGAGTATTTCGTTTCCTACTACGATTACTACCAGCCGGAGGCTTATGTGCCGTCCTCCGATACTTATATTCAAAAAGACGCGTCGCTAAACGAACATATCGAACAAATGCGATTGTCCGCGACCAAGGCGCTGATCGAGCGGCGCGACACCATTATCGTCGCAACGGTTTCCGCGATCTATGGCTTGGGCGAACCGGCCTCTTATTTTGCAATGGTGCTGCATCTGGTGCGGGGCGATCTGATCGACCAGCGCACCTTGCTCCGCCGTCTGGCCGAACTGCAATACACGCGCAACGATACCGAACTGCGCCGCGCGACCTACCGGGTACGCGGCGAGATTATCGATATCTTCCCTGCGGAGTCTGAAAGCGAGGCGCTACGGGTGGAACTGTTCGACGATGAAATCGAGCGCCTTTCGCTGTTCGATCCGCTGACCGGCGAAATCATTGCCCGCATTGCGCGTTATACGGTTTATCCGAAGACGCACTACGTGACGCCGCGCGAAAAGCTGCTGGCGGCGATCGACGAGATCAAGGTTGAACTCAAGGCACGCCTGGAGACGCTGCGCAATCAAAACAAACTGGTCGAAGCGCAACGCCTCGAACAACGCACTTTGTTCGATATCGAAATCATCATGGAAGTCGGCTATTGTTCCGGCATCGAAAACTATTCGCGCTATCTGTCCGGCCAACAGGCCGGCGAACCGCCGCCGACGCTGTTCGATTATTTGCCGGACGACGCGATGATCGTACTGGACGAAAGCCATGTCACCGTGCCGCAAATCGGCGCGATGTTTCGCGGCGACCGTTCGCGCAAGGAAACGCTGGTCGAATACGGTTTTCGCCTGCCGTCGGCGCTGGATAACCGCCCGCTCAAATTCGAGGAGTTCGAACAGCGCGCGCCGCAACGCATCTATGTTTCCGCGACGCCCGGTCCGTATGAACGCGAACATTCCGGTTTTGTGATCGAGCAGGTGGTGCGCCCGACCGGGTTGGTCGACCCGGAAGTCGAGATACGCCCGGTTGCGACGCAGGTGGACGATTTGCTGTCCGAAATCCGTATACGCGCGGCGCGTAACGAGCGCGTGCTGGTTACCACGCTGACCAAACGCATGTCCGAGGATTTGACCGAATATCTGACGGAGCACGATGTCAAGGTCAGGTATTTGCATTCGGACGTCGAAACCGTGGAGCGTGTCGAAATCATTCAGGATTTGCGTCTGGGCAAGTTCGACGCGCTGGTCGGCATCAACCTGTTGCGCGAAGGGTTGGACATACCCGAGGTTTCGCTGGTCGCGATACTCGATGCCGACAAGGAAGGCTTTCTGCGTTCCACGGTATCGTTGATCCAGACCATAGGCCGCGCCGCGCGCAATCTGCACGGCAGAGCGATACTGTATGCCGACAAGCGCACCGGGTCGATAGAACGCGCGCTGGAAGAGACCGAACGGCGCAGAGCCAGGCAGATCCAGTTCAACAAGGAGTACAACATCACCCCGGTCGGTGTGACCAAGACCATTAGCGACATATTGGAAGTGCACATACCGGGGGCTGCGCAGCGAGGCGGCGGCGCTTCGAAAAAAGCCGCCGAACCGCGGGCCGAATATAAAGTCGGCAATGCGCGTGAGGCGGCCAAACTAATCAAGGAGCTGGAGGATAAAATGTATGCGGCCTCCCGCGATCTGGATTTCGAAAATGCGGCCAAACTGCGCGATGAAATACGGCGTATTACGGGAGAGCATATTCAAAGTTGA
- a CDS encoding pyridoxal phosphate-dependent aminotransferase, whose protein sequence is MIIQLSDRVQSIKPSPTLAVTARAAAMRAAGKDIVGLGAGEPDFDTPEHIKQAAIKAINDGFTKYTAVDGTAGLKKAIAAKFKCDNGLDYDLKQILVSCGGKQSFYNLAQALLNPGDEVIIPAPYWVSYPDMVLLAGGVPVIVSADQGTRFKITPRQLREALNAKTRLFVINSPSNPTGVAYSRDELAALGAVLRDFPEVLIATDDMYEHIVWEEGGFNNILNACPDLYERTIVLNGVSKAYSMTGWRIGYAAGPARLIEAMTNIQSQSTSNPTSISQVAAETALKGDQSFIRDMVTAFKQRHDFVVDALNRIPGVSCLQTDGTFYVIPGVQGAIERLELADDLALSEFLIEKAGVAVVPGSAFGCPGHIRLSIATSMQNLEKAMERLQQGLSN, encoded by the coding sequence ATGATCATACAACTTTCCGACCGCGTTCAGTCCATCAAACCCTCCCCTACCCTGGCCGTCACCGCGCGCGCGGCGGCGATGCGCGCAGCAGGCAAGGATATAGTCGGCCTGGGAGCCGGCGAACCCGACTTTGACACGCCCGAACATATCAAGCAGGCCGCAATCAAGGCCATTAACGACGGTTTTACCAAGTATACGGCGGTTGATGGAACCGCGGGCCTGAAAAAAGCCATTGCCGCCAAATTCAAGTGCGATAACGGCCTGGATTATGACCTCAAGCAGATTCTGGTTTCGTGCGGCGGCAAGCAAAGCTTTTACAATCTGGCCCAGGCTTTACTGAATCCGGGCGACGAAGTAATTATTCCTGCGCCTTACTGGGTATCCTACCCGGACATGGTGCTGCTCGCCGGCGGCGTGCCGGTCATCGTCAGCGCGGATCAAGGCACCCGCTTCAAAATCACGCCCCGACAGCTACGCGAGGCGCTGAACGCGAAAACCCGCTTGTTCGTAATCAACAGCCCATCCAACCCCACAGGAGTCGCCTACTCGCGCGACGAACTGGCCGCGTTGGGCGCCGTGCTGCGTGATTTCCCGGAAGTGCTGATCGCGACCGACGACATGTATGAGCATATTGTCTGGGAAGAAGGCGGATTCAACAATATCCTGAACGCCTGCCCCGACCTGTATGAACGCACTATCGTACTGAATGGCGTATCCAAAGCCTATTCCATGACCGGATGGCGCATCGGTTATGCCGCCGGTCCGGCGCGTTTGATCGAAGCGATGACCAATATCCAGTCGCAAAGCACCTCCAATCCGACTTCAATTTCGCAGGTCGCGGCGGAAACGGCGCTGAAAGGGGATCAAAGCTTCATACGCGACATGGTCACCGCCTTCAAGCAGCGTCACGACTTTGTCGTCGATGCATTAAACCGCATACCGGGCGTTTCCTGCCTGCAAACCGACGGAACGTTTTATGTCATTCCCGGCGTTCAGGGCGCGATCGAACGCCTGGAATTGGCGGACGATCTGGCATTGTCCGAATTTCTGATAGAAAAAGCCGGCGTCGCGGTCGTCCCCGGCTCGGCATTCGGTTGCCCCGGACATATCCGTTTGTCGATTGCGACCAGCATGCAGAATCTGGAAAAAGCGATGGAACGGCTGCAGCAGGGGCTATCGAACTAA
- a CDS encoding AMP-binding protein yields MPIQRPETLFAVRNGVELSRGKFWADVHTFARRLPDRPYLLNLCEDRYLFCVTLLAAMLREQVCLLPPAAQPGILRDLLDDFPACYLVAEKEPRHALCPWFPAELPETTIMTWVEPVEFDPGQTALIAFTSGTTGRSKPCLKTWGTFQTSASMALRSLGLENTRLAVVSTTAPQHMYGLETSIFWPLFSSLVLHAAWPFFPEDVRQTVRDAPLPCLLATTPVHLRALCGTAAHWSNLHATLCSTASLSQSQALQVEQTTGKALWEIYGSTETLSLALRATAREAIWRPYTEVNLYHDAEGGIVLSAPHLSEPAHLQDLLHIESSGGFTLLGRSADMVKIGGKRISLADLDRRLTDIDGVDDGVCLAIPDAQREFRMMAVVVSDLSKQDIAEALRPYLDEVFLPKRIDFVKKIPRNSVGKVARSDLEKLVVAANGAGE; encoded by the coding sequence ATGCCGATACAGCGCCCAGAAACCTTGTTTGCCGTTCGCAACGGCGTTGAACTGAGCCGTGGAAAATTCTGGGCCGACGTACACACATTTGCCCGCCGTTTGCCCGACCGGCCCTATCTGCTTAACCTGTGCGAAGACCGCTATCTGTTCTGCGTCACCTTGCTGGCGGCTATGCTGCGGGAGCAGGTCTGCCTGTTGCCGCCCGCCGCCCAGCCGGGAATATTGCGCGACTTGCTGGATGATTTCCCTGCTTGTTACCTGGTTGCCGAAAAAGAACCGCGTCATGCGCTTTGTCCGTGGTTTCCGGCCGAACTGCCGGAAACCACGATAATGACCTGGGTCGAGCCTGTCGAATTCGATCCCGGACAAACCGCGCTGATCGCTTTCACTTCAGGCACCACCGGACGCTCGAAGCCGTGCCTGAAAACCTGGGGTACGTTTCAGACTTCGGCGAGCATGGCGTTGCGCAGCCTGGGGTTGGAAAATACGCGTCTGGCCGTGGTGTCTACCACCGCGCCCCAGCATATGTACGGACTTGAAACCTCGATTTTCTGGCCGTTGTTTTCCTCGCTGGTTTTACACGCCGCCTGGCCGTTTTTTCCGGAGGATGTGCGGCAGACGGTGCGTGACGCGCCCTTGCCGTGTTTGCTGGCCACCACGCCGGTTCATTTGCGCGCGTTGTGCGGAACGGCGGCGCACTGGTCAAACCTGCACGCCACCCTCTGTTCCACCGCCAGTCTATCGCAATCTCAAGCCTTGCAGGTAGAGCAGACTACCGGCAAGGCGTTGTGGGAGATTTACGGAAGCACGGAAACCCTGTCGCTGGCCTTGCGCGCAACCGCCCGTGAAGCGATATGGCGTCCTTATACCGAGGTTAACCTATACCATGACGCGGAAGGTGGCATTGTGCTATCTGCGCCGCATCTCTCCGAGCCGGCACATTTGCAGGACCTGTTGCATATTGAGAGCAGCGGCGGATTCACGCTGTTGGGGCGTAGCGCCGACATGGTTAAAATAGGCGGAAAACGCATTTCTCTGGCCGATCTGGATCGGCGGTTGACCGATATCGATGGCGTAGATGATGGCGTATGTCTGGCTATTCCGGACGCGCAACGAGAATTCCGCATGATGGCCGTAGTGGTTAGCGATTTAAGCAAACAGGATATTGCCGAAGCGCTGCGCCCCTATCTGGACGAGGTGTTTTTGCCAAAACGCATAGATTTTGTAAAAAAAATACCCAGAAACAGTGTTGGTAAGGTGGCGAGGTCTGATCTGGAAAAGCTGGTGGTTGCGGCGAATGGCGCTGGAGAATAA
- a CDS encoding phytoene desaturase family protein: MSAIARESRQERYDVIVVGAGIGGLTAAALLAKAGKSVLVVERHKRPGGYAHGFSRRGCRFDAGVHLVSGCGPQGYANGSIIYQVSRALDIHEESRFIAVSPYASAAFPDLEVNLPDGEDSLVSALGDCFPQERESLRDISRLCRQVAEELMVADELLGQGGTAGVSPTRQLARMFRYRRATLGQVLQEKIADERLRGAYASLWPYLGLPPSRLSFLSWATMSAGYTYEGGFYCKGSFQTYADRLARSLEKQGGELLLNAGARRIGVKNGKVTGIVLENGQIIGADHVISNVDAGYTAEFLLGRENLPGSYLDSLNRLSASISLFVVYVATDLDIRTRGRAHEAFYFDSFDHEHNFAMTELGQPNWFSAAIPTLADSSLAPAGQHLMLLTTLCPFDVGKSWRSAKLSFQQRLLEKAERRYPGLNDHLLVVESGSPRTMERYTLNHQGAAYGWSPTPDQVGANRPSVRGPLEGLFFAGHWTRPGGGCVGVSFSGMLAAQAVLNVPRRQDFWKVLGLAGEN; this comes from the coding sequence ATGAGCGCTATCGCTAGAGAATCCAGACAGGAACGCTATGATGTCATTGTTGTCGGCGCGGGCATCGGCGGCTTGACCGCAGCGGCCTTGCTGGCGAAAGCCGGAAAATCGGTGCTGGTGGTGGAACGGCACAAACGCCCCGGCGGTTACGCCCACGGTTTTTCACGGCGCGGATGCCGCTTCGATGCCGGCGTTCACTTGGTTAGCGGTTGCGGTCCGCAGGGTTATGCCAATGGCAGCATCATCTATCAAGTTTCACGCGCGCTGGATATTCACGAAGAATCCCGTTTCATAGCGGTTTCTCCTTATGCCAGCGCGGCTTTCCCTGATCTGGAAGTCAATTTGCCGGACGGAGAAGACTCCCTGGTCAGCGCTTTAGGCGATTGTTTTCCGCAAGAACGGGAGAGTTTGCGCGATATTTCCCGTTTATGCCGGCAGGTGGCCGAAGAATTGATGGTAGCTGACGAACTGCTGGGGCAGGGCGGAACGGCGGGCGTTTCACCGACGCGGCAACTGGCGCGGATGTTCCGGTATCGCCGCGCCACGCTGGGGCAAGTCCTGCAGGAAAAAATTGCCGACGAACGTTTGCGCGGCGCCTATGCTTCGTTGTGGCCGTATCTGGGATTGCCGCCGTCGCGCTTGTCTTTTCTATCCTGGGCAACGATGTCTGCCGGTTATACGTATGAAGGCGGCTTTTACTGCAAGGGAAGCTTCCAAACCTATGCCGACCGTCTGGCTCGCAGTCTGGAAAAGCAGGGCGGGGAATTATTGCTCAATGCCGGAGCCCGGCGCATCGGCGTGAAAAACGGCAAGGTAACGGGCATCGTATTGGAAAACGGGCAGATTATTGGTGCGGATCATGTGATTTCCAATGTCGATGCAGGCTACACAGCCGAATTTTTGCTGGGCAGGGAAAATCTGCCTGGCAGTTATTTGGATAGCCTCAATCGCTTATCCGCGTCGATCTCATTGTTTGTGGTGTATGTCGCTACCGATCTGGATATTCGAACGCGGGGCAGGGCGCATGAAGCGTTTTATTTCGATAGTTTCGATCATGAACATAACTTCGCCATGACGGAGCTGGGGCAACCTAACTGGTTTTCCGCCGCTATTCCCACGCTGGCCGATTCTTCGCTCGCTCCTGCCGGGCAACACCTGATGCTGCTGACTACGCTATGTCCGTTCGATGTCGGCAAATCGTGGCGTAGCGCCAAACTATCTTTTCAACAGCGCCTGCTGGAAAAAGCCGAACGGCGTTATCCTGGCCTTAACGACCACCTGCTGGTGGTGGAGTCCGGTTCTCCGCGCACGATGGAACGCTATACCTTGAATCATCAGGGAGCCGCCTATGGCTGGAGCCCTACGCCTGATCAGGTGGGGGCGAACCGTCCGTCCGTTCGCGGCCCGCTGGAAGGGCTGTTTTTCGCCGGCCATTGGACCCGCCCCGGCGGTGGATGCGTGGGGGTCAGTTTTTCCGGCATGCTGGCGGCTCAGGCGGTATTAAACGTTCCGCGCAGGCAGGATTTCTGGAAAGTATTGGGCTTGGCTGGAGAAAACTAA
- a CDS encoding thiosulfate oxidation carrier protein SoxY — protein MKQKQIILQRNTKTARRRFLQLCGGLMTLAFLQPAFARKKAPSTAFGTLDEAIAAELGAAAKIRFDERLVLTVPDIAEDGAIVPISVEGTLSGVKSLLIFVEKNPTPLTARFNFQVDMQSFVSLHIKMNESSDVVIVAETADGFHSTRKWVKVLQGGCA, from the coding sequence ATGAAACAGAAACAAATTATTCTACAGCGTAACACGAAAACAGCGCGCAGGCGTTTTTTGCAGCTTTGCGGCGGCCTGATGACGCTGGCATTTTTGCAGCCGGCTTTTGCCCGGAAAAAAGCACCGTCGACCGCTTTCGGTACGCTGGACGAGGCGATCGCCGCTGAACTGGGCGCTGCGGCGAAAATCCGGTTCGATGAGCGTCTTGTGCTGACAGTACCCGATATTGCCGAGGATGGAGCCATCGTACCGATTTCAGTGGAAGGCACGCTGAGCGGCGTTAAATCCCTATTGATTTTTGTCGAAAAAAATCCGACGCCATTGACTGCGCGCTTCAATTTTCAGGTGGATATGCAGTCCTTTGTATCGTTGCATATCAAGATGAATGAAAGCTCCGATGTCGTCATCGTAGCGGAGACGGCGGACGGTTTCCACAGCACCAGAAAATGGGTGAAAGTGTTGCAGGGGGGATGTGCCTGA
- the soxZ gene encoding thiosulfate oxidation carrier complex protein SoxZ: protein MSTLKIRARRQDGYTLLRVLISHPMETGRRKTEQEQPIAAHYIRNVQIALNGALISECLFSTSVSRNPYLSLHLPASQPGDRLRVSWQDNQGQSDSDEVLVE from the coding sequence ATGTCCACACTAAAGATACGCGCCCGCCGGCAAGACGGCTACACGCTGTTACGCGTGCTGATCAGCCATCCTATGGAAACCGGACGACGAAAAACGGAACAGGAGCAGCCGATAGCCGCGCACTATATTCGAAACGTACAGATAGCGCTGAACGGAGCGCTGATTTCCGAATGCCTGTTCAGCACATCGGTTTCACGCAATCCGTATCTTTCGCTGCATCTGCCGGCCAGTCAACCCGGCGACCGTCTACGCGTCAGCTGGCAGGACAACCAGGGACAGAGCGATAGCGACGAAGTGCTGGTCGAATGA